A region of Sphingobium baderi DNA encodes the following proteins:
- a CDS encoding transposase: MAMGRDSEVQSDLIVTWAEIPRSPGHVFYDKLQKLLAEAGFDGFVEKTCKPYYAPRMGAPSLPPGRYFRMLLIGYFEGIDSERGIVWRCSDSLSLREFLRLSSRDKVPDHSWLSKTRSRLPHEVHDQIFGWVLALVAGHDLVKGERIGVDGSTMEANAALRTIVRRDNGETYREMLVRMAQESGIDTPTIDDLVRLDRKRKGKKLSNADWASKTDPDAKVARMKNGSTRLAYKPEHAVDLDTGVIVAAPIHPADKGDTTTLDATLETAARNLADIGLAPTSGDPCDLVTDKGYHSRELLKGLDGDIWKTRIAEPAPPNGYLRWHGDEAAQKAVYANRSRLKSAVGRKAMRKRGEMVERSFAHVLDRGGMRRAWLRGRENVHKRYLIHVAGFNLGILMRALFGCGTPRGARGASKAFLFVVQTDVALVIALVAEFDGERAMLLIVFTPEGADRPG, from the coding sequence ATGGCGATGGGGCGTGATAGCGAGGTCCAGTCCGATTTGATCGTGACGTGGGCGGAGATACCGCGTTCACCGGGGCATGTTTTCTACGACAAGCTCCAGAAGCTGCTGGCCGAGGCGGGCTTCGATGGCTTTGTCGAGAAGACGTGCAAGCCCTATTATGCGCCGCGGATGGGAGCCCCGTCGCTGCCGCCGGGCCGCTATTTCCGCATGCTGCTGATCGGCTATTTCGAGGGCATCGACAGCGAACGCGGGATTGTCTGGCGCTGTTCGGATTCGCTGTCGCTGCGGGAGTTCCTGCGACTGTCGAGCCGCGACAAGGTCCCTGATCATAGCTGGTTGTCGAAGACGCGGAGCCGCCTGCCGCACGAGGTACATGACCAGATCTTCGGCTGGGTACTGGCCCTCGTCGCCGGGCACGATCTGGTGAAAGGCGAGCGGATCGGCGTCGATGGCTCGACCATGGAGGCGAACGCCGCGCTGCGTACCATCGTGCGGCGTGACAATGGCGAGACCTACCGCGAGATGCTGGTGCGCATGGCGCAAGAGAGCGGCATCGACACGCCGACGATCGACGACCTTGTCCGGCTCGATCGCAAACGCAAGGGCAAGAAGCTGTCGAATGCGGACTGGGCGAGCAAGACCGATCCCGACGCGAAGGTCGCGCGGATGAAGAACGGCTCGACGCGTCTGGCCTACAAGCCCGAACACGCGGTCGATCTCGACACGGGTGTTATCGTGGCAGCGCCGATCCACCCGGCCGACAAGGGCGACACGACAACGCTCGACGCCACGCTGGAGACGGCAGCACGCAACCTCGCCGACATTGGCCTGGCGCCGACGTCCGGGGATCCCTGCGATCTTGTGACCGATAAAGGCTATCATTCGCGCGAGCTCCTCAAGGGTCTCGACGGCGACATCTGGAAGACGCGCATCGCCGAGCCGGCACCGCCGAATGGATATCTGCGCTGGCACGGCGACGAGGCTGCCCAGAAGGCCGTCTACGCCAATCGGTCTCGCCTGAAATCCGCCGTCGGACGCAAGGCGATGCGCAAGCGTGGTGAGATGGTCGAGCGTAGCTTTGCCCACGTCCTGGATCGCGGCGGCATGCGCCGCGCGTGGCTGCGCGGGCGCGAGAATGTTCACAAGCGTTATTTGATCCACGTCGCCGGGTTCAATCTTGGCATTCTCATGCGCGCCCTGTTCGGTTGCGGCACTCCGAGGGGCGCCAGGGGCGCATCCAAGGCATTCTTGTTCGTAGTTCAGACCGATGTTGCGCTCGTCATCGCCCTCGTCGCCGAGTTCGACGGAGAAAGGGCCATGCTCCTCATCGTTTTTACCCCTGAAGGCGCTGACAGACCCGGCTGA
- a CDS encoding TonB-dependent receptor domain-containing protein, translating to MDQPTAENVFCENIFRDPATGFVLGDGNDIQRRIGFNVRPQNVAALRTAGADFSIRYVFSPSENLGTFNINLIGGYLDRKTEVPSIGAEIDNDILEAYNPRWRGTLDLVWKLNKFTANYTFTYSSKTRRYLTEELTGNPDLVDPKYVWYKELQQHDIRFAYEVDERFQVYAGINNFTDQTPDLGELSYPISGVGRFLYAGVKLQTGKLF from the coding sequence GTGGATCAGCCCACCGCCGAAAATGTGTTCTGCGAGAATATATTCCGTGATCCGGCAACGGGCTTCGTCCTGGGTGACGGCAACGATATCCAGCGTCGCATCGGTTTCAATGTGCGACCGCAGAATGTGGCCGCGCTGCGGACGGCAGGCGCGGATTTCTCCATCCGCTACGTGTTTTCGCCCAGCGAGAATCTCGGCACCTTCAATATCAACCTGATCGGTGGCTATCTGGACAGGAAGACGGAAGTTCCTTCCATCGGCGCTGAGATCGATAATGATATTTTGGAGGCTTACAATCCCCGGTGGCGCGGTACATTGGACCTGGTGTGGAAACTGAACAAGTTCACCGCCAACTATACTTTCACCTATTCCAGCAAGACCCGCCGCTATCTGACGGAGGAATTGACCGGCAATCCCGATCTCGTCGATCCTAAATATGTCTGGTACAAAGAGCTTCAGCAACATGACATCCGCTTCGCCTATGAAGTCGATGAAAGGTTCCAGGTTTATGCGGGGATCAACAATTTCACGGATCAGACGCCGGACCTGGGAGAACTCAGCTATCCGATTTCCGGTGTAGGTCGCTTCCTTTATGCAGGTGTGAAGCTGCAAACCGGCAAGCTGTTTTGA